DNA from Pirellulales bacterium:
GGGAATATGACTGGGACCTAAAGCGCCCTTTTTTCCTGTCATTCCCCGCGTGAAAGCCCTAGCGGAAATCTTCCTAGCCCAGAGTGCTGCCCAGGGTTGGTTCAGTCGCCGGCGGTTGCTGATTGGCCCGCGACAGACTCGTGTTACAATGGCCGGCATGGCCAAGCGCGATAACCATTATGAAGCGGCATTCGAGGAGTTTTTGCGCTGCCATCACATTCCTTATGTGGCCGTCGACGAGAAAAAGCGGGCCCTGTTGGGAAATGCGTCGTTGAAAAGCCTCGATTTCATCATCTCCACGCCGCGGGGAGCTTCGTGGCTGGTCGACGTGAAAGGGCGCCGCTTTCCGGCCGGCGAGCAAAAGCAATATTGGAAGAATTGGTCGACCCAGGACGATGTCCGCAGTCTCACGGCCTGGCAAAGTTTGTTCGGCCCGTCGTTCAGCGGACTGTTTGTGTTCGCCTACGAAGTGGTCGGCGATCGCGCGCCGGTCCCCGCCGCGAAGCTATTTGAAAGGAGCGGCCGGCTGTATGGCTTCGTGGGCATCACGTTGTCCGATTATGCAGTTCGCGCCCATCGCATCTCGGCGGCCTGGGACACGCTGGCTATGCCCACCCGTGAATTTCGTTCGGCCGCCGCTCCCGTGGAGGAGTTTTTTTGTCCCGCCGATCCGCCGCCGATGGCCCCGGAGCCGGCTGTTTCCTTTTTCTCGGCGTGGTAGAATGACGCTGGCTGAATGCCAGCCGCAAATTTTGATTACACCTGCTGTCTCGCCGTTGGCCCACTCCCATGCATAGTGCATTCTTTCAATTTGTTTGCCGCCAGTGGGCGTTGCCGGCGGCGTTGATCGCCTCCGCAACCGCCTT
Protein-coding regions in this window:
- a CDS encoding HYExAFE family protein gives rise to the protein MAKRDNHYEAAFEEFLRCHHIPYVAVDEKKRALLGNASLKSLDFIISTPRGASWLVDVKGRRFPAGEQKQYWKNWSTQDDVRSLTAWQSLFGPSFSGLFVFAYEVVGDRAPVPAAKLFERSGRLYGFVGITLSDYAVRAHRISAAWDTLAMPTREFRSAAAPVEEFFCPADPPPMAPEPAVSFFSAW